The following proteins come from a genomic window of Nitrospira sp.:
- a CDS encoding type II toxin-antitoxin system Phd/YefM family antitoxin: MGITSKDVVSLSQARAKLTELCDEVRTNGSEKLITKNGGSCAALIDADRLDYYHRLEREHIHLGLLEEAIKGLTDLKAGKTMSLAQLKARHGR, translated from the coding sequence ATGGGAATTACATCCAAAGATGTCGTTTCACTCAGTCAAGCACGAGCAAAGCTCACCGAGTTGTGCGACGAGGTACGAACGAACGGGAGCGAGAAACTTATTACCAAGAATGGGGGTAGCTGCGCGGCGCTCATCGACGCAGATCGCCTGGACTATTACCACCGGCTAGAGCGGGAGCACATCCATCTCGGACTACTGGAAGAAGCCATCAAAGGTCTCACTGACCTCAAAGCAGGCAAGACCATGAGCCTCGCCCAACTCAAAGCACGTCATGGCCGGTAA